The Streptomyces sp. GSL17-111 region GTCCCGGGAGGAACCGGAACCGTACTCCTTGCCCGCCAGCACGACGAGCGGGACGCCGGCCGCCTGGTAGTTCTGGCTGGCGTCGTAGATGAACGACACCGGGGCCTCGGAGGCGGAAGCGCCCTGGGTGAAGTCGCGGGTGTAGCCGCCCTCGGTGCCCGGCGCGATCTGGTTGCGCAGCCGGATGTTGGCGAACGTGCCGCGGATCATGACCTCGTGGTTGCCCCGGCGCGAGCCGTAGCTGTTGAAGTCACGGCGCTGCACACCGTGCTCGGTGAGGTACTGGCCCGCCGGGGTGTCGGCCTTGATGGCCCCGGCCGGGGAGATGTGGTCGGTGGTGACCGAGTCGCCCAGCTTGGCGAGCACCCGCGCGCCGGAGATGTCGGTGACCGGCTCCGGGTCCATCCTCATGCCCTCGAAGTACGGGGGCTTGCGGACGTAGGTGGACTCGGCGTCCCACTCGAAGGTGTTGCCCGTGGGGATGGGCAGCGACTGCCACTGGGCGTCACCGGCGAAGACGTCGGCGTAGCTGCGGCCGAACATCTCCTGGCCGATCGCGGAGGCGACGACCTCCTCGACCTCGGCCTCGGTGGGCCAGATGTCCTTCAGGAAGACCGGCTTGCCCTCGGCGTCGGTGGTCAGCGGCTCGGTGGTGATGTCGATGTCCATCGAACCGGCGATGGCGTAGGCCACGACCAGCGGGGGCGACGCCAGGTAGTTCATCTTGACGTCGGGGTTGATGCGGCCCTCGAAGTTCCGGTTGCCGGAGAGGACGGACACGACGGCGAGGTCGTTGTCGTTGACCGCCTGCGAGACCTCGTCGGGCAGCGGGCCCGAGTTGCCGATGCAGGTGGTGCAGCCGTACCCGACGAGGTTGAAGCCCATCTTGTCGAGGTACGGGGTCAGGCCCGCGCGGTCGTAGTAGTCCATGACGACCTTGGAGCCGGGGGCCAGGGTCGTCTTCACCCACGGCTTGCGGGTCAGGCCGCGCTCGACGGCCTTCTTCGCCAGCAGCGCCGCACCGACCATGACGGACGGGTTGGAGGTGTTGGTGCAGGAGGTGATGGCCGCGACGGTGACGGCGCCGTGGTCCAGCTCGTAGACGACGCCGTCCTCAGCGGTGACCTGCACCGGGTTGCTGAGGCGGCCCTGGGCGTTGCCGGCGGCGGTGTGCTGCGGCTTGCCGTTGCCGTTCTCCCCGCTGGCGTACGCCGGGGCGTCGCTGGCCGGGAACGACTCGTCGCTGGCCTCGTCCACCGGGGACTTCGGCGCGGAGGCGGTGCCGGCACCCTCACCCGCGTACTTCGGCAGGTCGGCGCGGAACTGCTCCTTGGCGTTCGACAGCGCGATGCGGTCCTGCGGGCGCTTCGGGCCGGCGATGGACGGCACGACGGTGGAGAGGTCCAGCTCCAGCTTCTCGGAGAAGTCCGGCTCGGCGGCCGGGTCCAGCCACAGGCCCTGCTCCTTGGCGTACGCCTCGACCAGCGCGAGCTGGTGGTCGTCGCGGCCGGTCAGGCGCAGGTAGTTGATCGTCTCGGCGTCGATGGGGAACATCGCCGCGGTCGAGCCGAACTCAGGGGACATGTTGCCGATGGTGGCGCGGTTGGCGAGCGGGATCGCGGTGACGCCCTCGCCGTAGAACTCGACGAACTTGCCGACGACGCCGTGCTCACGCAGCATCTCGGTGATGGTCAGCACCAGGTCGGTGGCGGTGGTGCCGGTGGGCAGCTCGCCGATGAGCTTGAAGCCGACGACGCGCGGGATGAGCATCGACACCGGCTGGCCCAGCATCGCGGCCTCGGCCTCGATGCCGCCGACACCCCAGCCGAGCACGCCGAGGCCGTTCACCATGGTGGTGTGGGAGTCGGTGCCGACGAGCGTGTCGGGGTAGGCCTGGCCGTTCCGGACCATGACGGTGCGGGCCAGGTACTCGATGTTCACCTGGTGGACGATGCCGGTGCCGGGCGGAACGACCTTGAACTCGTCGAACGCGGTCTGGCCCCAGCGCAGGAACTGGTAGCGCTCCTTGTTGCGGCCGTACTCCAGGTCCACGTTCTGCGTGAAGGACTCGGCGGTACCGAACTTGTCGGCGATGACGGAGTGGTCGATGACCAGCTCGGCCGGGGCCAGCGGGTTGATGCGCGCCGGGTCGCCGCCCAGCTCCTTCACGGCCTCGCGCATGGTGGCGAGGTCGACCACGCAGGGCACACCGGTGAAGTCCTGCATGATGACG contains the following coding sequences:
- a CDS encoding aconitate hydratase; its protein translation is MSANTFDARSTLQVGDESYEIFRLDKVEGAARLPYSLKVLLENLLRTEDGANITADHIRAVGGWDSQAQPSQEIQFTPARVIMQDFTGVPCVVDLATMREAVKELGGDPARINPLAPAELVIDHSVIADKFGTAESFTQNVDLEYGRNKERYQFLRWGQTAFDEFKVVPPGTGIVHQVNIEYLARTVMVRNGQAYPDTLVGTDSHTTMVNGLGVLGWGVGGIEAEAAMLGQPVSMLIPRVVGFKLIGELPTGTTATDLVLTITEMLREHGVVGKFVEFYGEGVTAIPLANRATIGNMSPEFGSTAAMFPIDAETINYLRLTGRDDHQLALVEAYAKEQGLWLDPAAEPDFSEKLELDLSTVVPSIAGPKRPQDRIALSNAKEQFRADLPKYAGEGAGTASAPKSPVDEASDESFPASDAPAYASGENGNGKPQHTAAGNAQGRLSNPVQVTAEDGVVYELDHGAVTVAAITSCTNTSNPSVMVGAALLAKKAVERGLTRKPWVKTTLAPGSKVVMDYYDRAGLTPYLDKMGFNLVGYGCTTCIGNSGPLPDEVSQAVNDNDLAVVSVLSGNRNFEGRINPDVKMNYLASPPLVVAYAIAGSMDIDITTEPLTTDAEGKPVFLKDIWPTEAEVEEVVASAIGQEMFGRSYADVFAGDAQWQSLPIPTGNTFEWDAESTYVRKPPYFEGMRMDPEPVTDISGARVLAKLGDSVTTDHISPAGAIKADTPAGQYLTEHGVQRRDFNSYGSRRGNHEVMIRGTFANIRLRNQIAPGTEGGYTRDFTQGASASEAPVSFIYDASQNYQAAGVPLVVLAGKEYGSGSSRDWAAKGTALLGVRAVIAESYERIHRSNLIGMGVLPLQFPEGSSAESLGLTGEETFAISGITALNDGGIPETVKVATDTGVEFDAKVRIDTPGEADYYRNGGIMQYVLRELVGR